The following are encoded in a window of Ktedonobacterales bacterium genomic DNA:
- a CDS encoding zinc ribbon domain-containing protein — MREQEITCPRCKAVSPPEIEYCPQCGEVVSQKIKGELQRLAIILRDLDTRTADNKGSQTVASLREEYYINYQRLRQAPWLRPASAATTERLTQPKPGPVEAWRRASEFTAPVSTAAPPRMSYATPRSAAPPAPPRPTAAPTPPAAPVPPAPAGPVFSWRAFAAEQAIAIMAYLGGFLALVATLTLVVSKGENLRTLTLSIVSLVYVSFGVAGFSLRKIDRLRTVSQVYLAVFALMTPLVALAIYRYQLQQLNFPVAGMLCISATYATIVYLGLAVQTRFATYAYLGWTALIVAAIAIIPWTKSLTEWWVFDLGVVTLALLGPHHLRHRQRLGILAEPATQVAALATIPVVIGVQVFGIIGLTQTLVYNAFPTVYVDAAALALSACIQVPITAAWRLTVPSWRPNQQAAIIDTIDGFNAVFFAEAVGGVTLWVANLPLELVNRPMAISLAATALVEFGLALALYRWQSGRRGLRTFLEVLAVGLASGGAFIVAGSPAPNWPLIIALTAALAVSVGAALIDGAWWLLVSGFFLTFDYYQVAQVVIPADHISANKLALFFALALALWLAALVLGLAARSRRFVAPVYVVALGNALYTLTFFAHHDAGYQTEILLTFTAAAFSAGLSERQPIYGNVVTAFFGILAVMPLALNDANGLHVSLLALGLALAALGARRLWGQVWALAPYAIALWAVIVAAVQTSVGGLSVPDWSASGLPFTAWFLLFFAALAYGVALWENQPLATIIPAVLAFWALWLTASDLASVALVFALIAVGAAARQERGRWWGAALQIAAVVGSVSVTVKLNHLGADAPAWQVAFLLAMAGAAYLVAVQERQPILSAVAVVYTLVAVFLLPAPDNLLPTLVITFALAAFGAIISLLALREGLAYVERIRFRREWAYAPYAAAIGSSMFATLRVVPFEAGQVEGLLLIFAAVAYALVVLEGKPGAAIVPMLYAVASILVQPDAHALLSLALGFAVLGLIAGRLAGAGWSWAFYAAAAVAAAATIISGQGDSAFQATALLILAALAYVIAAVESRPDVLMAALILGMLALGAGANALHLPSWQGTLAFIALGWLYRLGAALWANIPWLRRTSGAWWLEAFAPRDRDRWRNPQAFGSLVHHVFGFLVVAGAAVASVFSPGGFRIQNPQTLTVAVALLALAGMLALLAQRPRFHLAIYVAGELVALAITWVARWAGADNVQAFVLAPGSYQLLVGAFLPADRRVPNARSIGQFASLTGSLLLLLPTLYQTFTEPSLTAEFIYGSVVLIESLIIIALGVGIRSRLLVLVGSAFIGVDTLSGVALALQKGAPIALVVGIVALLLIGLATWLSLRTRRDAPPT; from the coding sequence ATGAGAGAGCAAGAGATCACCTGCCCTCGATGCAAAGCAGTGTCACCACCGGAAATCGAGTATTGCCCCCAGTGCGGCGAGGTAGTCAGCCAGAAAATCAAGGGCGAACTTCAGCGACTAGCCATTATCCTGCGCGATCTTGATACGCGCACTGCTGACAACAAGGGCAGCCAGACGGTTGCCAGTCTCCGCGAAGAGTATTACATCAACTACCAGCGTCTGCGCCAGGCGCCCTGGCTGCGTCCAGCTTCGGCTGCCACGACAGAACGCCTGACTCAGCCAAAGCCTGGCCCAGTCGAAGCCTGGCGACGCGCCAGCGAGTTCACAGCGCCTGTCTCTACTGCCGCGCCGCCCAGAATGTCCTACGCGACACCGAGATCGGCTGCGCCGCCCGCGCCTCCCAGGCCAACCGCTGCGCCGACGCCGCCAGCCGCGCCCGTTCCGCCAGCGCCCGCCGGGCCGGTCTTTTCCTGGCGAGCCTTTGCCGCCGAGCAAGCGATTGCCATCATGGCCTATCTAGGCGGCTTTCTGGCGCTTGTCGCCACGCTCACCCTGGTCGTCAGCAAAGGCGAAAACCTCCGCACGCTCACGCTCTCCATCGTCTCGCTGGTGTATGTCAGCTTTGGCGTGGCGGGCTTCAGCCTGCGCAAAATTGATCGGCTGCGCACCGTCAGCCAGGTCTATCTGGCGGTCTTCGCCCTGATGACTCCGCTGGTGGCGCTGGCAATCTATCGCTATCAGCTTCAGCAGCTCAACTTTCCGGTGGCCGGAATGCTGTGTATCTCGGCGACTTACGCCACCATCGTCTATCTGGGGCTGGCTGTGCAGACACGCTTCGCCACCTACGCCTATCTGGGCTGGACCGCGCTGATTGTAGCCGCCATCGCCATCATCCCCTGGACCAAAAGCCTCACGGAGTGGTGGGTCTTCGATCTGGGCGTCGTCACGCTGGCGCTGCTGGGGCCGCATCACCTGCGTCATCGGCAGCGGCTGGGCATCCTGGCCGAGCCAGCCACCCAGGTCGCCGCCCTGGCAACCATCCCGGTGGTAATCGGTGTGCAGGTCTTCGGCATCATCGGCTTGACCCAAACGCTGGTCTACAACGCTTTCCCGACAGTCTACGTGGATGCGGCGGCGCTGGCTCTGAGCGCCTGCATCCAGGTACCCATCACGGCGGCATGGCGGCTCACCGTTCCATCCTGGCGGCCCAACCAGCAAGCCGCCATCATAGATACAATTGATGGATTTAACGCCGTCTTCTTTGCCGAGGCTGTTGGCGGCGTGACCCTCTGGGTTGCTAATCTGCCGCTAGAACTGGTGAATCGCCCGATGGCGATCTCCCTGGCGGCAACGGCGCTGGTGGAGTTTGGGCTGGCGCTGGCGCTCTATCGCTGGCAGTCAGGGCGGCGTGGGCTGCGCACCTTTCTGGAGGTTCTGGCCGTTGGGCTGGCAAGTGGCGGCGCGTTCATTGTGGCAGGCAGCCCGGCCCCCAACTGGCCGCTGATTATCGCGCTTACTGCCGCGCTGGCCGTCAGCGTGGGCGCGGCGCTTATTGACGGCGCGTGGTGGCTGCTGGTCAGCGGTTTCTTCCTGACGTTCGATTACTATCAGGTGGCTCAGGTCGTCATCCCGGCAGATCACATCTCCGCTAACAAGCTGGCGCTCTTCTTTGCGCTGGCCCTGGCGCTCTGGCTGGCGGCGCTGGTCCTTGGCCTTGCTGCCCGCTCGCGGCGCTTTGTCGCGCCCGTCTATGTCGTTGCGCTGGGCAACGCGCTCTATACGCTCACTTTCTTCGCCCATCACGACGCGGGCTATCAAACCGAGATTCTGCTGACTTTCACAGCGGCGGCTTTCAGCGCCGGATTGAGCGAGCGCCAGCCGATCTACGGCAACGTCGTTACCGCCTTTTTTGGTATTCTGGCGGTGATGCCGCTGGCGCTCAACGACGCCAATGGCTTGCATGTGAGCCTGCTGGCGCTGGGACTGGCCCTGGCGGCGCTGGGCGCGCGCCGTCTCTGGGGGCAGGTCTGGGCGCTTGCCCCCTATGCAATTGCGCTCTGGGCCGTGATCGTCGCCGCCGTCCAGACCAGCGTTGGCGGCCTGAGCGTCCCGGATTGGAGCGCCAGCGGCCTGCCGTTTACAGCCTGGTTTCTGCTGTTCTTTGCCGCTTTGGCTTATGGCGTGGCGCTCTGGGAAAACCAGCCGCTGGCAACGATTATCCCGGCGGTGCTGGCGTTCTGGGCGCTGTGGCTCACCGCCAGCGATCTTGCCAGCGTGGCGCTGGTCTTCGCGCTGATCGCGGTGGGCGCGGCAGCCCGACAGGAGCGTGGGCGCTGGTGGGGCGCGGCTTTGCAGATTGCCGCCGTCGTTGGCTCGGTGTCGGTAACGGTAAAACTCAACCATCTTGGCGCTGACGCGCCTGCCTGGCAGGTGGCTTTCCTGCTGGCAATGGCCGGAGCCGCCTATCTGGTGGCCGTTCAGGAACGCCAGCCGATCTTGAGCGCGGTGGCCGTCGTGTACACGCTGGTGGCCGTCTTCCTGCTGCCCGCCCCCGACAACCTGCTGCCCACGCTGGTGATCACCTTCGCCCTCGCAGCCTTTGGCGCGATCATCAGCCTGCTCGCCCTGCGAGAGGGGCTTGCATATGTCGAGCGTATTCGGTTCCGGCGCGAGTGGGCTTACGCGCCCTATGCCGCCGCCATCGGCTCCTCCATGTTTGCCACGCTGCGCGTCGTGCCGTTCGAGGCCGGACAGGTGGAAGGGCTGCTGCTGATCTTCGCTGCTGTCGCCTATGCGCTGGTCGTGCTGGAAGGCAAACCCGGCGCGGCAATAGTTCCTATGCTCTATGCGGTGGCAAGCATCCTGGTTCAGCCCGACGCGCACGCCCTGCTGTCGCTGGCGCTGGGCTTCGCTGTGCTGGGACTGATCGCCGGGCGTTTGGCAGGCGCTGGCTGGTCCTGGGCCTTCTACGCCGCAGCAGCGGTAGCCGCCGCAGCCACGATCATCAGCGGGCAGGGCGACAGCGCCTTCCAGGCGACGGCGCTGCTGATCCTGGCCGCGCTGGCCTATGTGATCGCCGCTGTCGAATCGCGGCCCGATGTCCTGATGGCCGCGCTGATCCTGGGCATGCTGGCGCTGGGCGCGGGAGCGAACGCGCTGCATTTGCCCTCGTGGCAAGGCACGCTGGCCTTTATCGCCCTGGGCTGGCTCTACAGGCTGGGCGCTGCGCTCTGGGCAAACATCCCCTGGCTGCGCCGGACCAGCGGAGCCTGGTGGCTCGAAGCCTTCGCCCCACGAGATCGGGACCGCTGGCGTAACCCCCAGGCGTTCGGCTCGCTCGTTCATCACGTCTTCGGCTTCCTGGTCGTTGCGGGAGCAGCAGTGGCGAGCGTCTTCTCGCCAGGCGGCTTTCGCATCCAGAACCCGCAAACCCTGACCGTCGCCGTCGCGCTGTTGGCGCTGGCAGGCATGCTGGCGCTTCTGGCGCAGCGCCCCCGATTCCACCTTGCCATCTATGTCGCTGGAGAACTCGTCGCGCTGGCGATTACCTGGGTCGCTCGTTGGGCTGGCGCGGATAACGTGCAGGCGTTTGTGCTGGCCCCAGGCTCCTATCAACTGCTGGTTGGCGCGTTCCTGCCCGCTGACCGCCGCGTGCCGAACGCCCGGAGTATCGGGCAGTTTGCCTCGCTTACCGGATCGCTGCTGCTGCTCTTGCCCACGCTCTACCAGACCTTCACCGAGCCAAGCCTGACCGCAGAGTTCATCTACGGCTCGGTGGTGCTGATCGAATCGCTCATCATCATTGCCCTGGGCGTTGGTATCCGCTCGCGCCTGCTGGTCCTGGTGGGGTCTGCCTTCATCGGCGTTGACACCCTGAGCGGCGTGGCGCTTGCCCTCCAGAAAGGCGCGCCTATTGCCCTGGTGGTGGGCATTGTGGCGCTGCTGCTCATCGGCCTGGCTACCTGGCTCAGCCTGCGCACCCGCCGAGACGCCCCCCCGACATAG
- a CDS encoding mannosyltransferase family protein, which produces MAIEAGEGARAPAALAERSSRLARISRPLRNRSPRFAALLASFPSRLFLLAAGYYLLLTCGSLWLHPQAQPQAAAGPLNLAQWGAAFTAAWRHWDSLFFLHIARSGYTDPGLAAFFPLYPALIRLAAWPLGGHFTLAALVVSWLCSWGACLWFYRLAAREDGDPFARQALLFLLCCPLIFFGFAPYSESLFLMVSIGAVERARAGRPWQAGFLGAAAVLTRSAGILLLIPLGWEWLRRSDRCRSLRDRLLLLVPHWRAARLIQARQQLPAYGQVETLERPPARWALLSLALIPLALMGYMLYLKAATGDPLAFLAGEYKWHRSLTPPWETAALVLTSLHYTWQHQFVGVYINTLIDLLLVLPLTALVLYSSIRRHLPWFGAALYQTGLALLLIAVPVHPGAAGWQEILLSTQRLLLPAFPTFLLLGRVGVSRPRLARLLLLASLAALTIYTLQFLNGDFIA; this is translated from the coding sequence ATGGCGATAGAAGCAGGTGAAGGCGCCCGCGCACCTGCTGCGCTGGCTGAACGGAGCAGCAGGCTGGCGCGCATTTCTCGCCCCCTGCGCAATCGCTCTCCGCGCTTCGCAGCCCTGCTTGCGAGTTTTCCCTCGCGCCTCTTCTTGCTCGCTGCCGGATATTATCTGCTGCTCACCTGCGGCTCGCTCTGGCTCCACCCGCAGGCTCAGCCGCAGGCAGCGGCTGGCCCGTTGAATCTGGCGCAATGGGGGGCTGCCTTTACGGCTGCCTGGCGGCATTGGGACAGCTTGTTTTTTCTGCACATTGCCCGCTCAGGCTATACCGATCCTGGGCTGGCTGCCTTTTTCCCGCTCTATCCCGCCCTTATCCGGCTGGCCGCCTGGCCGCTCGGCGGCCATTTCACTCTGGCGGCTCTGGTTGTCTCCTGGCTTTGCTCCTGGGGCGCGTGCCTCTGGTTTTATCGGCTGGCGGCGCGCGAAGATGGCGATCCGTTTGCCCGGCAGGCGCTGCTCTTCCTGCTCTGCTGCCCACTCATCTTCTTCGGCTTTGCTCCCTACAGCGAGTCACTGTTTCTGATGGTGAGCATTGGCGCTGTGGAGCGGGCGCGGGCCGGGCGTCCCTGGCAGGCGGGCTTCCTGGGGGCTGCCGCTGTGCTTACGCGCTCCGCCGGTATCCTCTTGCTGATTCCCCTTGGCTGGGAATGGCTACGGCGATCTGATCGCTGCCGCTCGCTGCGAGATCGCCTGCTGTTACTCGTCCCACACTGGCGCGCGGCGCGTCTCATTCAGGCGCGCCAGCAACTGCCCGCTTACGGCCAGGTAGAGACGCTGGAACGGCCTCCGGCGCGCTGGGCGCTGCTCTCCCTGGCGCTGATCCCGCTGGCATTGATGGGCTACATGCTGTATCTCAAGGCGGCTACCGGCGATCCTCTGGCGTTCCTGGCTGGCGAGTACAAGTGGCATCGCAGCCTTACGCCGCCCTGGGAAACGGCTGCCCTGGTGCTTACTTCGCTGCACTATACCTGGCAGCATCAGTTCGTGGGAGTGTACATCAATACCCTGATCGATCTGCTGCTGGTACTGCCGCTCACGGCGCTCGTGCTGTATTCCTCTATCCGCCGCCATCTCCCCTGGTTTGGCGCTGCCCTTTATCAGACCGGCCTGGCGCTGCTGCTGATAGCTGTGCCGGTCCATCCTGGCGCGGCGGGCTGGCAAGAAATCCTGCTCTCGACCCAGCGTTTGCTGCTTCCGGCCTTTCCAACATTTCTGCTGCTGGGGCGCGTCGGTGTCAGCCGTCCCAGGCTGGCGCGCCTGCTGCTGCTCGCCAGCCTTGCCGCTCTGACGATCTATACCCTTCAATTCCTGAATGGCGACTTCATCGCCTGA
- a CDS encoding class I SAM-dependent methyltransferase: MASEDERGGRIAASYDLVAEEYANTFFDELARKPFDRQLLDRFAQSVQALGLVCDVGCGPGHIARYLYERGVQVCGLDLSAEMVRVAQRLNPQIPFEQGNMLSLSAPDGTWGGIACFYSLIHLSRSVVPQALAGFWRALRPGGRLLLAVHGGAGEVHSGEWFGKPVSIDATLFESQELAGYLGAAGFAVEESLARSPYDFEYQTQRLYLFASKPARAPEPG, translated from the coding sequence ATGGCATCTGAGGATGAACGTGGGGGCAGGATTGCCGCCAGCTATGATCTGGTCGCTGAGGAGTATGCCAATACGTTCTTTGATGAACTGGCGCGAAAGCCGTTTGACCGCCAACTTCTTGATCGCTTCGCGCAGAGCGTGCAGGCGCTCGGCCTGGTCTGCGATGTTGGCTGCGGACCGGGGCATATTGCCCGCTACCTGTACGAGCGCGGGGTTCAGGTCTGCGGCCTGGATTTGTCTGCTGAGATGGTCAGGGTGGCGCAGCGCCTGAATCCGCAGATTCCCTTTGAGCAGGGGAATATGCTCAGCCTGTCTGCGCCAGACGGAACCTGGGGCGGCATTGCCTGTTTCTATTCGCTCATTCATCTGTCGCGCAGCGTTGTGCCGCAGGCGCTGGCGGGGTTCTGGCGCGCGCTGCGTCCTGGTGGTCGGCTGCTGCTCGCCGTTCACGGCGGCGCTGGAGAGGTACATTCCGGTGAATGGTTTGGCAAGCCGGTCTCGATTGATGCAACCCTCTTCGAGAGCCAGGAACTGGCGGGGTATCTCGGCGCGGCGGGCTTTGCGGTGGAAGAATCGCTTGCGCGCTCGCCCTACGATTTCGAATATCAAACGCAGCGGCTCTATCTCTTTGCCAGCAAGCCAGCGCGTGCGCCAGAACCAGGCTGA
- a CDS encoding pyridoxamine 5'-phosphate oxidase family protein, translated as MREPITKVDLRYSVPDAVATGWDETRRVLETAEVSWLSTVRADGRPHVTPVVAVWLDEAIHFRANPVQQKTLNLRGNPHVILTTGCNHWEEGLDVVVEGAAVQLTDEAVLERLAQVWATKWDKRYQFLVRDGCFYNQQGDSKPIFVFSVTPTKIYAFTRGDHGGQTCYQF; from the coding sequence ATGCGCGAACCAATCACGAAAGTCGACCTGCGATACAGTGTCCCGGACGCCGTTGCCACGGGATGGGATGAGACGCGGCGTGTACTCGAAACGGCCGAGGTGTCCTGGCTCTCGACGGTGCGAGCCGACGGACGCCCGCATGTCACGCCGGTTGTTGCTGTATGGCTCGACGAGGCCATCCACTTCCGTGCGAACCCTGTCCAACAGAAGACCCTGAATCTGCGTGGCAACCCGCACGTGATACTGACGACGGGCTGCAACCACTGGGAGGAAGGGCTAGACGTGGTGGTCGAGGGCGCCGCCGTCCAGCTCACCGACGAGGCCGTGCTCGAACGCCTGGCCCAGGTGTGGGCCACCAAATGGGATAAACGCTACCAATTCCTGGTGCGCGACGGCTGCTTTTACAACCAACAAGGTGACTCGAAGCCAATCTTCGTGTTCTCGGTCACGCCCACCAAGATCTACGCGTTCACCAGGGGTGACCATGGAGGCCAAACCTGCTACCAGTTCTGA
- a CDS encoding MFS transporter codes for MLPEEGTKQKAGWRAGITRNVVVLGVASLFTDISSEMIIPLRLIFLVQVLGTPLALAGLVEGLAEGATSILRLFAGRLADRVGRRVPLVIAGVSVSNLVKPLLALVTTWPQALGILLVDRAGKSLRVSPRDAIIADAATARHRGKAFGFHRGMDTLGAAIGPLLAIIILTAHPTGLREVFAWTVVPGLLAILVVVLFLRGQRSAPAASAPPPAANETPAQAARPAEGRLGTRFWLFVIISTVFALGNSSDAFIFLRTEGLEQSLAAVPLLYFGFNLLYAVLATPLGVLSDRWGRLPVLLVGYAAFALVYLGWAMASRGWQAWGLFLIYAVYYGATEGVARAFVGDLVPRARRGTALGWFNGLTGLAAVPANVLGGWLWVRWGPVATFGFSAWAALVALGLLIGWWPWLRRAQPPSQPGAQSAEVALTPSGD; via the coding sequence ATGCTGCCAGAAGAGGGGACGAAACAAAAGGCAGGCTGGCGCGCGGGCATTACGCGCAACGTCGTGGTGCTGGGCGTTGCCAGCCTGTTTACCGACATCTCCAGCGAGATGATCATCCCGCTGCGCCTGATCTTTCTGGTGCAGGTGCTGGGAACGCCGCTGGCGCTGGCCGGGCTGGTGGAGGGGCTGGCCGAAGGCGCGACGAGCATCCTGCGGCTCTTTGCCGGGCGGCTGGCTGATCGCGTCGGGCGGCGCGTGCCGCTGGTGATCGCGGGCGTCTCCGTCTCGAATCTGGTCAAGCCGCTGCTGGCGCTGGTCACGACCTGGCCCCAGGCGCTGGGCATCCTCCTGGTGGATCGCGCGGGCAAGTCGCTGCGCGTCAGCCCACGCGACGCCATCATTGCCGACGCGGCGACGGCCCGACATCGCGGCAAAGCCTTTGGCTTTCATCGCGGCATGGATACGCTGGGCGCGGCGATTGGCCCATTGCTCGCTATCATCATTCTGACGGCCCATCCCACCGGGCTGCGCGAGGTCTTTGCCTGGACTGTTGTGCCGGGGCTGCTCGCTATTCTGGTGGTCGTCCTCTTTTTGCGGGGGCAGCGGAGCGCGCCTGCGGCGAGCGCGCCCCCGCCCGCTGCAAATGAAACGCCTGCCCAGGCGGCGCGTCCGGCGGAAGGTCGGCTGGGTACCCGCTTCTGGCTCTTTGTGATCATCTCCACCGTTTTTGCGCTGGGCAATTCCAGCGATGCGTTTATCTTTCTGCGCACGGAGGGTCTGGAGCAATCGCTGGCGGCGGTGCCGCTGCTCTATTTCGGCTTCAACCTGCTTTATGCTGTGCTGGCGACGCCGCTGGGCGTTCTCTCGGATCGCTGGGGGCGTCTGCCGGTGCTGCTGGTCGGCTATGCCGCTTTCGCGCTGGTCTATCTCGGCTGGGCGATGGCCTCGCGGGGCTGGCAAGCCTGGGGTCTCTTCCTGATCTACGCTGTCTATTATGGGGCGACGGAGGGCGTGGCGCGCGCCTTTGTCGGCGATCTTGTCCCCAGGGCGCGGCGCGGGACCGCGCTGGGCTGGTTTAATGGGCTGACGGGCCTGGCGGCGGTTCCGGCGAATGTGCTGGGCGGCTGGCTCTGGGTGCGCTGGGGGCCAGTCGCCACCTTTGGCTTCAGCGCCTGGGCCGCGCTGGTGGCGCTGGGGCTGCTCATTGGCTGGTGGCCCTGGCTGCGCCGCGCTCAGCCGCCCAGCCAGCCGGGCGCTCAGAGCGCCGAGGTTGCTCTTACCCCGTCAGGTGATTGA
- a CDS encoding NHL repeat-containing protein, with the protein MVHWGKAIPGSHVVAREEMMPSIVDTIQSILAWCARVGLCVVALVAALLNPPLIDFRPEPLVALALSLVGALALLLPRWRLKPRLRAAAPPQSPPARAKKRVSAALAILRIAIQIAGFLLLFAVIGWAALAQPIALDMPLALAQSLRALPVVAGVGLAALLLVRLAWQRRALVALLLPTLLALSFIALRTPPYVLDFRPYWLAVDGHGILYVTDVESPVIRVFTPDGSLQAKLRPRLAARKGPPGIGFSPPGPWNDPDQLGVPSLTGQPQSGAGWLQPWAPNTDEFLFCGLAIDAQNRLYVLDWLGNQILRFMPDGRLDRMWPLPQDYQPSTGCLALNQDRLYVGDQRGRVLMYDLSGHLLGTQSLPGPLTGLSIDPAGRFLYALIGNQVWREALASRQTMVWNLPPPHGALGRPYETLLALPNDQLLVSDLNSNHLLRFTGDGHLLERLGGFGNTPGQFAGVGAMARGSDGHLYVTDSDHRVVQRLAPDGGVDGLYRGPDDDEND; encoded by the coding sequence ATGGTACACTGGGGCAAGGCCATTCCAGGGAGCCATGTGGTTGCCAGAGAAGAGATGATGCCCAGCATAGTGGATACGATTCAATCCATCCTCGCGTGGTGCGCGCGCGTCGGGCTGTGTGTGGTCGCGCTGGTCGCAGCCCTGCTGAACCCTCCGCTGATTGATTTTCGCCCTGAGCCGCTGGTGGCGCTGGCGCTGAGCCTGGTGGGCGCGCTGGCCCTGCTGCTGCCGCGCTGGCGGTTAAAACCGCGCCTAAGGGCGGCAGCGCCGCCACAAAGCCCGCCTGCGCGGGCTAAGAAACGAGTATCTGCGGCCCTGGCAATTTTGCGTATAGCCATTCAGATCGCGGGGTTTTTGCTGCTCTTTGCGGTGATTGGCTGGGCCGCGCTGGCGCAGCCGATTGCGCTTGATATGCCGCTGGCGCTGGCGCAAAGCCTGCGCGCCCTGCCGGTGGTGGCCGGAGTTGGGCTGGCGGCGCTGCTGCTCGTCCGGCTGGCGTGGCAGCGCCGCGCGCTGGTGGCGCTGCTGCTGCCAACGCTGCTGGCGCTCTCGTTTATCGCCCTCAGAACGCCGCCCTATGTGCTGGATTTTCGCCCCTACTGGCTGGCGGTGGATGGACACGGCATCCTCTACGTTACGGATGTGGAGTCGCCGGTCATTCGCGTGTTCACTCCCGATGGCAGCTTGCAGGCGAAGCTGCGCCCACGCCTGGCGGCGCGCAAGGGGCCGCCGGGCATCGGCTTCAGCCCGCCCGGCCCCTGGAACGACCCCGATCAACTGGGCGTACCCAGCCTCACCGGCCAGCCGCAGAGCGGGGCAGGCTGGTTGCAGCCCTGGGCGCCAAATACCGATGAGTTTCTGTTCTGTGGGCTGGCAATAGATGCCCAGAACCGGCTCTATGTGCTGGATTGGCTGGGGAATCAGATACTACGGTTCATGCCGGATGGCAGGCTGGACAGGATGTGGCCGCTGCCCCAGGATTATCAGCCGTCTACCGGCTGCCTGGCGCTGAACCAGGATCGGCTGTATGTCGGCGATCAGCGCGGGCGCGTGCTGATGTACGATCTCTCCGGGCATCTGCTCGGCACACAATCGCTGCCTGGCCCGCTTACCGGCTTGAGCATTGATCCTGCCGGGCGCTTTCTCTACGCGCTGATCGGCAATCAAGTCTGGCGCGAGGCGCTGGCTTCCCGGCAAACGATGGTGTGGAATCTGCCGCCGCCACATGGCGCGCTGGGTCGTCCCTATGAAACCTTGCTGGCGCTGCCCAACGATCAGCTTCTGGTGAGCGACCTGAACAGCAACCACCTGCTGCGCTTCACAGGCGATGGGCATCTGCTGGAGCGGTTGGGTGGCTTCGGCAATACTCCTGGGCAGTTTGCGGGCGTCGGCGCGATGGCGCGGGGCAGCGACGGGCATCTTTACGTCACCGACTCTGATCATCGCGTGGTTCAGCGCCTTGCCCCCGATGGGGGCGTGGATGGCCTCTATCGCGGCCCCGACGACGACGAGAACGATTGA
- a CDS encoding DoxX family protein, whose protein sequence is MAVDFALLVLRLVIGLTLMGHGAQKLFGWFGGAGLTGFSGGTRRMGLRPPLFWAVLAALGEFGGGLLLALGLLTPLGALGVMGSMFVASIKVHWPKGFWNGKGGIEFPLSLWTVAFALGLAGPGTFSLDHLLGWPVNQPVAFVIAAAVLSAALGVVLRVSKPQPTPTQPAPAQATPPAAPPDSQPSQTSQKV, encoded by the coding sequence ATGGCGGTTGATTTCGCTCTGCTTGTATTGCGTCTGGTTATTGGTCTGACGCTGATGGGACACGGCGCTCAGAAGTTATTCGGCTGGTTTGGCGGGGCAGGACTCACGGGCTTCAGCGGCGGGACGCGCCGGATGGGCCTGCGCCCACCGCTGTTCTGGGCTGTTCTGGCGGCGCTGGGCGAGTTTGGGGGTGGCCTGCTGCTGGCGCTGGGCTTGCTCACGCCGCTGGGGGCGCTGGGTGTGATGGGATCGATGTTTGTTGCCAGCATCAAGGTGCATTGGCCCAAGGGCTTCTGGAACGGCAAGGGCGGCATTGAGTTTCCGCTGTCGCTGTGGACGGTGGCCTTTGCGTTGGGACTGGCTGGCCCAGGAACCTTCTCTCTCGATCATCTGCTGGGCTGGCCGGTCAATCAGCCGGTGGCCTTTGTGATCGCGGCGGCGGTCCTGTCAGCGGCGCTGGGCGTGGTCTTGCGAGTGAGCAAGCCGCAGCCGACCCCGACTCAGCCAGCGCCAGCGCAAGCGACGCCGCCCGCCGCGCCGCCTGATAGCCAGCCATCACAAACGAGCCAGAAGGTCTGA
- a CDS encoding helix-turn-helix transcriptional regulator: MSISCKLRVLLARVNVERARQGKPPLTLRRLAAESGVSLSVVAALNTGRSQRIDYTTIDHLLTYFNAYFDVTTDDLLAWERDQEASFPVALGQRNNRSSREQWLST, encoded by the coding sequence GTGTCGATCTCGTGTAAGCTACGGGTCTTGCTCGCCAGGGTGAACGTCGAACGCGCCAGGCAGGGGAAACCGCCTCTGACCTTGCGCCGCCTGGCAGCCGAAAGTGGCGTTTCGTTGAGCGTCGTGGCCGCCCTGAATACCGGGCGCAGCCAGCGCATTGATTACACCACCATCGATCATCTCCTGACCTACTTCAACGCCTACTTCGATGTTACTACCGATGATTTGCTAGCCTGGGAACGGGACCAGGAAGCCTCGTTCCCCGTCGCCCTCGGCCAGAGAAATAACAGGAGCAGCAGAGAGCAATGGCTATCAACTTGA